From one Caldichromatium japonicum genomic stretch:
- the polA gene encoding DNA polymerase I, whose product MSPRYPLLLVDASGYLFRAYHALPKLTAAQGEPTGALVGVLNMLRRLINEHRPEYIGVVFDAGGRGFRHELYPAYKANRPPPPDDLRAQIAPLLAIIQAMGLPLLQVPGVEADDVIGTLATQAADQGLATLIATSDKDLAQLVDERITLVDTLGNTWLDPAGVQTKFGVPPERMVDYLVLTGDTSDNIPGVPGCGPKTAAKWLAEYGDLEGVMRHAAAIKGKVGESLRTALTQLPLSRELVTIRRDVPLALRPQDLHPIPPDVDSLRAWYERLELKRLLATLDGPASHPAVSAGKGEEQQAISTNYDLILTDHELAVWLKRLQEAPLIALDTETTGLNSMQAELVGLSFAIAPGQAAYLPLAHAYLGAPEQLDRGLVLARLKPLLEDPNRPKVGHHLKYDMNILARYGIALQGVAHDSMVASYVLESTGRHDLDSLAKRYLGHNTIRFEEVAGKGAEQLCFDQVPIERAGPYAAEDADITLRLHQVFAERLQAIPPLETLYRTIEMPLVPVLSRMERAGVLIDCRLLAEQSAELAQRLAALESEAQRVAGRPFNLGSTKQIAELLFGDMGLKPVSKTPKGQPSTSEEVLEQLALTGHELPRLILEHRTLAKLKSTYTEKLPRMVDPHTGRVHTSYHQAVTATGRLSSSDPNLQNIPIRTEEGRRIRRAFIAPAGYRLLAADYSQIELRIMAHLSGDERLLAAFAAGQDIHRATAAEIWGITPETVTPEQRRLAKTINFGLIYGMSAFGLARQLGMERGLAQAYVGRYFERYPGVKAFMERIRERARAQGYVETLFGRRLYLPEIAARNPNQRAAAERAAINAPMQGTAADIIKRAMIALDAWSERERPPVKLIMQVHDELVLEVAEEAIAEAQAQVRAAMESAASLAVPLVVDIGLGANWDDAH is encoded by the coding sequence ATGTCCCCCCGTTATCCCTTGCTCCTGGTCGATGCCAGCGGCTATCTGTTTCGCGCCTATCATGCGCTGCCTAAGCTCACCGCCGCCCAGGGTGAGCCGACCGGCGCCTTGGTCGGGGTGCTCAATATGCTACGCCGGCTGATCAACGAGCACCGGCCGGAGTATATCGGTGTAGTCTTCGATGCCGGTGGGCGCGGCTTTAGGCATGAGCTCTATCCGGCGTACAAGGCCAACCGCCCACCGCCGCCTGATGATCTGCGCGCCCAGATCGCGCCCCTGCTTGCCATCATCCAGGCGATGGGTCTGCCGCTCCTTCAGGTCCCAGGTGTGGAGGCCGACGATGTAATCGGTACCCTGGCGACCCAGGCAGCAGACCAGGGCCTTGCGACCCTGATTGCGACCAGCGACAAGGACCTCGCCCAATTGGTCGATGAGCGCATCACCCTAGTCGATACCCTGGGTAATACCTGGCTCGATCCTGCAGGCGTCCAAACCAAGTTTGGTGTCCCCCCCGAGCGGATGGTCGATTATCTGGTGCTCACTGGTGACACCAGCGACAACATCCCTGGGGTGCCTGGCTGTGGGCCGAAGACCGCGGCCAAGTGGCTGGCCGAATATGGTGACCTCGAGGGGGTGATGCGCCATGCTGCAGCGATCAAGGGCAAGGTTGGGGAATCCCTACGCACTGCACTCACCCAGCTTCCCCTAAGCCGCGAGCTTGTGACCATCAGGCGGGATGTGCCGCTGGCACTCAGGCCCCAGGACCTGCACCCCATACCACCCGATGTTGACTCCTTACGCGCCTGGTATGAGCGGTTAGAGCTCAAACGCCTGCTAGCGACGCTCGATGGGCCAGCCTCGCATCCAGCGGTATCTGCTGGCAAAGGCGAGGAACAACAGGCGATCTCGACAAATTATGACCTGATCCTGACTGACCACGAACTTGCTGTTTGGCTGAAACGACTCCAAGAGGCCCCCCTGATCGCCTTGGATACCGAGACCACTGGGCTTAATAGTATGCAGGCCGAGCTCGTTGGGCTTTCATTTGCCATCGCCCCAGGGCAAGCGGCCTATTTGCCACTCGCCCATGCCTATCTGGGTGCACCCGAACAGCTCGACCGCGGGCTGGTCCTGGCGCGTCTGAAACCCTTGCTCGAGGACCCCAATCGCCCCAAGGTCGGGCATCACCTCAAATATGACATGAACATCCTGGCGCGCTATGGGATCGCGCTTCAGGGGGTTGCACACGACAGTATGGTCGCAAGCTATGTCCTGGAGAGTACGGGGCGCCATGACCTGGATTCGCTGGCCAAGAGATATCTCGGGCACAACACCATCCGCTTCGAGGAGGTCGCAGGCAAGGGAGCCGAACAGCTGTGTTTCGATCAGGTACCGATCGAGCGCGCCGGTCCCTATGCTGCCGAGGACGCCGACATCACCCTGCGCCTCCATCAGGTCTTTGCCGAGCGCCTGCAGGCCATCCCCCCGCTTGAGACCCTCTATCGCACCATCGAGATGCCTTTGGTGCCCGTTCTCTCCAGGATGGAGCGAGCAGGGGTCCTGATCGACTGTCGCTTGCTGGCCGAGCAGAGCGCCGAGCTTGCCCAACGTCTCGCTGCGCTTGAGTCCGAGGCCCAGCGCGTCGCCGGTCGGCCCTTCAACCTCGGCTCGACCAAACAGATCGCCGAACTCCTGTTTGGGGACATGGGCTTGAAACCGGTCAGCAAGACGCCCAAGGGCCAGCCATCGACCTCGGAGGAGGTCTTGGAACAGCTTGCACTCACGGGACACGAGTTGCCGCGACTCATCCTGGAACACCGCACCCTGGCCAAGCTCAAATCGACTTATACCGAAAAATTGCCGCGCATGGTCGATCCGCACACGGGTCGGGTGCATACCTCCTATCATCAGGCGGTGACGGCCACGGGGCGGCTCTCCTCCAGCGACCCCAATCTGCAAAACATCCCGATCCGCACCGAGGAGGGGCGGCGCATCCGCCGCGCCTTCATCGCCCCTGCGGGCTACCGGCTGCTCGCTGCCGACTATTCGCAGATCGAGCTGCGGATCATGGCGCATCTGTCGGGCGATGAGCGCCTGCTTGCCGCCTTCGCCGCCGGTCAAGATATCCATCGTGCCACCGCCGCCGAGATCTGGGGGATCACGCCCGAAACCGTGACCCCAGAGCAGCGCCGCCTGGCCAAAACGATCAACTTCGGCCTGATCTATGGCATGTCGGCCTTTGGACTGGCGCGCCAGCTCGGGATGGAGCGCGGGCTCGCCCAGGCCTATGTTGGGCGTTATTTTGAGCGCTACCCTGGGGTCAAGGCATTCATGGAGCGTATCCGCGAGCGGGCACGTGCCCAGGGCTATGTCGAGACCCTCTTTGGTCGCAGGCTCTATCTCCCCGAGATCGCGGCCCGCAACCCCAACCAGCGCGCAGCAGCCGAGCGCGCGGCGATCAATGCCCCGATGCAGGGCACCGCTGCCGACATCATCAAACGGGCGATGATCGCACTCGATGCCTGGAGCGAGCGCGAGCGCCCGCCGGTCAAGCTCATCATGCAGGTCCATGACGAACTGGTGCTCGAGGTCGCCGAAGAAGCGATCGCTGAGGCCCAGGCCCAGGTGCGCGCGGCGATGGAGTCCGCGGCAAGCCTGGCGGTACCCTTGGTCGTGGACATCGGGCTAGGCGCAAACTGGGACGATGCCCATTGA
- the ubiD gene encoding 4-hydroxy-3-polyprenylbenzoate decarboxylase, translating to MTYRDLRAFIAELERRGELKRIGQPIDPILEVTEICDRTLRHGGPALLFERPKGSAIPLLANLFGTPQRVALGMGQESVAALREVGRLLAFLKEPDPPKGLKAAWQSLPIFKKVLAMAPRLVRNPPCQEVIWGGPEVDLRRLPIQHCWPEDAGRLITWGLVITRGPAKPRQNLGIYRMQVLGPNRVIMRWLHHRGGALDFRDWQRTHPGKPFAVAVAIGADPATILAAVTPIPDTLSEYAFAGLLRGSRTEVASALLSDLQVPASAEIVLEGHLYPGDMAPEGPFGDHTGYYNEVENFPVLTVERLSHRLDPIYHSTYTGRPPDEPAVLGVALNEVFVPILGKQFPEIQDFYLPPEGCSYRLAIVSIKKQYPGHAKRVMLGIWSFLRQFMYTKFVIVVDDDIDIRQWPDVIWAMTTRMDPARDLVLIENTPIDYLDFASPVSGLGSKVGFDATNKWPGESSREWGRPIQMDAAVKQRVDRIWDELGIG from the coding sequence ATGACCTACCGCGACCTGCGCGCCTTCATCGCCGAGCTCGAACGCCGCGGTGAGCTCAAACGCATCGGCCAGCCGATCGATCCCATTCTCGAGGTTACTGAGATCTGCGACCGCACCCTGCGCCACGGCGGTCCGGCCTTGCTCTTCGAGCGGCCCAAGGGGTCCGCGATCCCGCTGCTGGCCAATCTATTCGGCACACCGCAGCGGGTGGCCCTGGGGATGGGGCAAGAGTCGGTCGCTGCCCTGCGCGAGGTTGGGCGGCTGCTCGCCTTTCTCAAGGAGCCCGATCCGCCCAAGGGTCTCAAGGCGGCCTGGCAGTCGCTGCCGATCTTCAAAAAGGTGCTGGCGATGGCGCCGCGCCTTGTGCGCAATCCACCCTGCCAGGAGGTGATCTGGGGCGGGCCCGAGGTTGATCTCAGGCGCCTGCCCATCCAGCACTGCTGGCCGGAGGATGCAGGGCGCCTGATCACCTGGGGCTTGGTAATCACCCGCGGCCCCGCTAAACCGCGGCAGAACCTGGGGATCTATCGCATGCAGGTCCTGGGACCCAATCGAGTCATCATGCGCTGGCTGCATCATCGTGGCGGGGCGCTCGATTTTCGCGATTGGCAGCGCACCCATCCGGGCAAACCCTTTGCGGTGGCAGTTGCCATCGGCGCCGATCCGGCGACCATCCTAGCGGCGGTAACGCCGATCCCAGATACCCTGTCCGAATATGCCTTCGCGGGTCTGTTGCGCGGCAGCCGCACCGAGGTGGCCTCAGCCCTGTTGTCTGACCTCCAGGTCCCGGCGAGCGCCGAGATCGTGCTCGAGGGCCATCTCTATCCGGGGGACATGGCACCAGAGGGACCCTTTGGCGATCACACCGGCTATTACAACGAGGTCGAGAACTTCCCCGTTTTGACCGTCGAGCGCCTTAGCCACAGGCTAGACCCCATCTATCACAGCACCTATACTGGGCGCCCGCCCGATGAGCCGGCGGTCTTGGGGGTGGCCCTCAACGAGGTCTTTGTCCCCATCCTGGGCAAACAATTCCCCGAGATCCAGGACTTTTATCTGCCGCCCGAGGGCTGTTCCTACCGCCTGGCCATCGTCAGCATCAAGAAACAATACCCAGGGCATGCCAAGCGGGTGATGCTGGGGATCTGGTCGTTTCTGCGCCAGTTCATGTACACCAAGTTTGTGATCGTGGTCGATGACGACATCGATATTCGCCAATGGCCGGATGTCATCTGGGCCATGACCACACGCATGGACCCGGCGCGCGACCTGGTATTGATCGAAAACACCCCGATCGATTATCTGGACTTTGCCTCGCCGGTCTCTGGGCTCGGTTCTAAGGTCGGGTTCGATGCCACGAACAAATGGCCTGGGGAGAGCAGCCGCGAATGGGGGCGACCGATCCAGATGGATGCCGCAGTCAAGCAGCGGGTGGATCGCATTTGGGATGAACTGGGGATTGGCTAA
- a CDS encoding Trm112 family protein yields MLDKRLLDILVCPVTKGPLIFDQTRNELISLSAQLAYPVRDDIPVMLEEEARRLTLEEIDRYR; encoded by the coding sequence ATGCTCGATAAACGCTTGCTCGACATCCTAGTTTGCCCGGTGACCAAGGGCCCTCTGATCTTCGATCAGACGCGAAACGAGCTGATCTCGCTCTCGGCCCAGCTCGCCTATCCCGTCCGCGACGATATCCCGGTAATGCTCGAAGAAGAGGCGCGGCGTCTCACCCTCGAGGAAATCGATCGGTATCGCTAG
- the rapA gene encoding RNA polymerase-associated protein RapA, giving the protein MPAFVIGQRWLSETQHELGLGIVEAVEGRHVRIRYPATGETRLYAQAEAPLARLVIRLGERVRDRSGRELRVIEMHERRGLLVYRGEDDSGRLHELPESELDDRLLYNRPAQRLLAARFDPDIWFGLRYRSWLQGMREAGSPTLGLVGPRIALIPHQLHIAAEVSKREAPRVLLADEVGLGKTIEAGLILHRMRLIGSARRVLILTPEPLVNQWLVEMLRRFNLSFALFDEELIESMEEGNPFLTEQRVLCSLSLLLSHRRARLRALESPWDLLILDEAHHLTWSEDNPSPAYRLVEALAQRAPSVLLLTATPEQLGREGHFGRLRLLDPARFVDLASFHEQERHYAEIAALAERLLDPVPLSGAEQERLEALLGPCRDLDRETLIERLIDHHGTGRILFRNTRAAILGFPHRVLKADPLPEPEAYRALALSDRLTPEHAYGSGWESFDPRVEWLIQTLRALRPDKVLLICAHARTVLELREALRQRAGIHAAVFHEGMEIVERDRAAAYFAAAEEGTQILLCSEIGSEGRNFQFVQHLILFDLPLDPDLLEQRIGRLDRIGQGPVIYLHVPYLAGGPMEVMLRWYQEGLGIFAHPCPAGPEIYERQAQALLETLANPEQAESLIAETRKLAERLNAELAAGRDRLLDLHSHRLARDTALVEAIRAADADPTLAEYLTDLWDAFGVEHEPGPEGSVVLRPGAHMFQEQFPYLPEDGLTATFDRTQALAHEDYAFLTWEHSMVRAAREWLTASQLGTTALILVRDRRFARGTFLLEMLYLAECPAPLELHVDHFLPPTLLRFLLDAEGHDRSAEIHWDSLAGDCLAQNARLGCLVIESQAEQLAQLIERGESLAQGALPDLIQAARAQMEQVLGDEIERLEALAQVNPLVRPDEIARLADRRARLAEQISKTYLRLDALRLIVAY; this is encoded by the coding sequence ATGCCTGCTTTCGTCATTGGTCAGCGTTGGTTGAGCGAGACCCAACACGAGCTTGGGCTCGGGATCGTCGAGGCGGTCGAGGGGCGCCATGTGCGGATTCGCTATCCAGCGACCGGTGAAACCAGGCTCTATGCCCAGGCGGAGGCACCCTTGGCGCGCCTGGTCATCAGGCTAGGCGAGCGGGTCCGCGATCGCAGCGGGCGCGAATTGCGGGTCATCGAGATGCACGAGCGGCGGGGTCTGCTCGTCTATCGCGGCGAGGATGACTCTGGTCGGCTCCATGAGCTTCCTGAGTCCGAGCTTGACGATCGTCTGCTCTACAATCGCCCGGCGCAGCGCCTGCTTGCAGCCCGTTTTGATCCAGACATCTGGTTTGGCCTGCGTTACCGAAGCTGGTTACAGGGGATGCGTGAGGCCGGCTCTCCGACCCTAGGCCTGGTGGGGCCGAGGATCGCACTCATCCCGCATCAGCTTCATATCGCCGCCGAGGTCTCCAAACGCGAGGCCCCGCGTGTGCTCCTGGCCGATGAGGTGGGCCTGGGGAAGACGATCGAGGCAGGACTGATCCTGCATCGGATGCGTCTGATCGGCAGCGCCCGCCGCGTCCTCATTTTGACCCCTGAGCCGCTAGTCAATCAGTGGCTGGTCGAGATGCTGCGGCGCTTCAATCTGAGTTTTGCCCTATTCGATGAAGAGCTAATCGAGTCGATGGAGGAGGGCAATCCATTCCTGACCGAGCAGCGGGTACTCTGTAGCCTGTCACTATTGCTGAGCCATCGCCGCGCACGCCTGCGGGCCCTCGAGTCCCCCTGGGACCTCTTGATCCTGGACGAGGCGCATCATCTGACCTGGTCCGAGGACAACCCCAGCCCTGCCTATCGCTTGGTCGAGGCCCTGGCCCAGCGCGCCCCCTCGGTGTTGCTCTTGACCGCCACCCCGGAGCAATTGGGGCGCGAGGGCCATTTCGGGCGGCTACGTCTCTTGGACCCAGCGCGTTTTGTCGACCTCGCGAGCTTCCACGAGCAGGAACGCCATTATGCCGAGATCGCGGCCCTAGCCGAGCGCCTGCTCGATCCCGTGCCACTCAGCGGCGCAGAACAAGAGCGGCTGGAGGCGCTGCTCGGCCCCTGCCGCGACCTCGATCGCGAGACCCTGATTGAGCGCCTGATCGACCACCACGGCACCGGGCGCATCCTGTTTCGCAATACCCGCGCCGCCATCCTAGGCTTTCCACATCGTGTGCTCAAGGCCGATCCATTACCCGAACCCGAGGCCTACCGGGCGCTTGCCCTCAGCGATCGCCTGACCCCTGAGCATGCCTATGGTTCAGGCTGGGAGTCATTTGATCCAAGGGTCGAATGGTTGATCCAAACCCTGCGCGCCCTGCGTCCGGACAAGGTGTTGCTGATCTGTGCCCATGCGCGCACGGTGCTTGAGCTGCGCGAGGCGCTGCGTCAACGCGCCGGCATCCATGCCGCGGTCTTTCACGAAGGGATGGAGATCGTCGAGCGCGATCGCGCCGCGGCCTATTTTGCCGCTGCCGAGGAGGGGACCCAGATCCTGCTCTGCTCAGAGATCGGCAGCGAGGGGCGCAACTTCCAGTTCGTCCAACACCTGATCCTCTTCGATCTGCCCTTGGATCCCGATCTACTCGAACAGCGCATCGGACGGCTAGATCGCATCGGTCAGGGGCCGGTGATCTATCTGCATGTCCCCTATCTTGCTGGCGGGCCGATGGAGGTGATGTTGCGCTGGTATCAGGAGGGCCTGGGGATCTTCGCGCACCCCTGCCCCGCAGGGCCGGAGATCTATGAACGTCAGGCACAGGCCCTATTAGAGACACTGGCCAATCCCGAACAGGCGGAATCGCTCATTGCCGAAACCCGCAAGCTTGCCGAACGGCTCAATGCGGAGCTTGCCGCCGGGCGCGATCGGTTGTTGGATCTTCATTCCCATCGGCTGGCGCGCGATACCGCCCTGGTCGAGGCGATCCGCGCCGCCGATGCCGACCCGACGCTTGCCGAATATCTCACTGACCTTTGGGACGCCTTCGGGGTCGAACATGAGCCTGGGCCTGAGGGCTCAGTCGTGCTGCGGCCGGGCGCACACATGTTCCAAGAGCAGTTCCCCTATCTGCCGGAAGACGGACTGACCGCGACCTTCGACCGCACCCAGGCACTCGCCCATGAGGACTATGCCTTTTTGACCTGGGAGCACTCCATGGTCCGTGCCGCGCGCGAGTGGCTGACCGCCTCCCAACTCGGCACCACTGCCCTGATCTTGGTGCGCGATAGGCGTTTTGCGCGGGGGACGTTTCTCCTTGAGATGCTCTATCTCGCCGAATGTCCCGCCCCACTCGAGCTTCATGTCGATCATTTCCTGCCGCCGACTTTGCTGAGGTTCTTGCTCGATGCCGAGGGTCATGACCGTAGCGCTGAGATCCACTGGGACAGCCTAGCGGGCGACTGTCTTGCCCAAAATGCACGTCTTGGCTGTTTGGTGATCGAATCCCAGGCCGAGCAACTGGCCCAGCTAATCGAACGTGGAGAGTCGCTTGCACAAGGGGCGCTTCCCGATCTGATCCAAGCGGCGCGGGCGCAGATGGAGCAGGTCTTAGGCGATGAGATCGAGCGGCTCGAGGCCCTGGCGCAGGTCAATCCCCTGGTGCGGCCCGACGAGATCGCCCGCCTCGCCGACCGGCGCGCGCGCCTTGCCGAACAGATCAGCAAGACCTATCTGCGACTCGATGCCCTGCGCCTCATCGTCGCCTATTGA
- a CDS encoding IS630 family transposase, translating into MAEQDAQIRKLMCDGTPDQLKLPFALWQLILDRFGIELRPQGEGKYMVRWGLTPQKPIRRAYEQSPPAGKTWLEETYPDIARRAKAEGAEIHWGDETGLRSDEVRGRSYAPAIKTSEIRVTHRREGLSVISTLTNRGKVRRKAFAGAMNADILIDFMKRLVKDARGKKIFLILDNLRVHHTKPVKAWLAACANQIEASSLPPLQPSTEPQRDAQGHHHRAGALPHQGRSEEGDRQPPAPPSQFPPTHHALLPASQAP; encoded by the coding sequence TTGGCGGAGCAGGACGCCCAGATACGCAAGCTCATGTGCGACGGGACACCGGATCAGCTGAAGCTGCCGTTTGCGCTGTGGCAGTTGATCCTCGACCGTTTTGGCATCGAGCTCAGGCCGCAGGGGGAGGGCAAGTACATGGTGCGCTGGGGATTGACGCCCCAGAAACCGATTCGGCGCGCCTATGAGCAAAGCCCGCCGGCGGGCAAGACGTGGCTTGAGGAGACCTACCCGGACATTGCCCGGCGCGCCAAGGCCGAGGGCGCCGAAATCCACTGGGGCGATGAAACGGGGCTGCGCTCGGACGAGGTGCGCGGGCGCTCTTATGCGCCGGCGATCAAGACGTCCGAGATTCGCGTCACGCACCGTCGCGAAGGCCTGTCGGTGATCTCGACGCTGACCAACCGCGGCAAGGTGCGTCGGAAGGCGTTCGCGGGGGCGATGAACGCCGACATCCTGATCGACTTCATGAAGCGGCTCGTCAAGGACGCCAGGGGCAAGAAGATCTTCCTCATCCTCGACAACCTGCGCGTGCATCACACCAAGCCAGTCAAGGCCTGGCTGGCTGCATGCGCCAATCAAATCGAGGCCTCCTCCCTCCCCCCCCTACAGCCCAGCACTGAACCCCAACGAGATGCTCAAGGCCACCATCACCGCGCAGGCGCCCTCCCGCACCAAGGACGATCTGAAGAAGGCGACCGTCAGCCACCTGCGCCGCCTTCTCAATTCCCCCCAACGCATCATGCGCTACTTCCAGCATCCCAAGCTCCATGA